The Candidatus Binatia bacterium genomic interval CCGACACCGTGACCAGGTCGATCGCGGCATTCTTCTCGTAGAGCGCCATCATCGCGGTCCAGATCTCGCGGTGGCGCGGGACGTAGAAAGCGTCCTTGTTCCGCACGATCTCGACGGCGTGGCCCACGGCGTCCCGGGAGAGGAGCATCGAGCCGAGGATCGCCTTCTCGGCCTCCTCCGCCTGGGGCGGGACGCGCGACCCCTCCACTCTCAGCGCGGGGACGGGTGCGGCGCCTCCGAACGCGCGCCGGGGATCAGTCGCCATGGTTTCCTCCCTGCGTCGCGGCGGGGGCGCCCGGGTCGCGCAGGAAATCGCGCACGCGCTGGAGATCCGCCCACGCCTCGCGCTTCAGGCCAGGGTTCCGGAGGAGTGCCGCGGGATGGTACGTCGGGATCACCGGAACGCCCCGGAACGCGAACGTCTTCCCGCGCATCGAGGCCATCGACGACTTGGTCTGGAGCAGCGCCTGCGTCGCGGAGAGCCCGAGCGCGCAGATCAGGGCCGGCTTCACCAGCGCGATCTGCCGCTCGAGGAACGGGCGGCAGCGCTCCACTTCGTCGGGAGCGGGGACGCGGTTGTCGGGAGGGCGGCACTTGAGCACGTTGCAGATGTAGACCGCTTCGCGCTTCAGGTCGATCGCCGCGATCATCTTGTTGAGGAGCTGCCCCGCACGGCCCACGAAGGGAAGCCCCTGCGCGTCCTCGTCCCGGCCCGGAGCTTCGCCGACGAAGAGAAGGCGCGCCGCGGGATCGCCGTCGGCGAAGACGGTCTGCGTGCGGGTGCTGCAGAGGGAGCAGGCGCG includes:
- a CDS encoding uracil-DNA glycosylase; this translates as MEAREELRDLVREARVLIARERSRGRARIAATPIPEVTPIPPADPRPAAGPIAAAALISTAAPQAPDEDRGRALSELAAAVAACRACSLCSTRTQTVFADGDPAARLLFVGEAPGRDEDAQGLPFVGRAGQLLNKMIAAIDLKREAVYICNVLKCRPPDNRVPAPDEVERCRPFLERQIALVKPALICALGLSATQALLQTKSSMASMRGKTFAFRGVPVIPTYHPAALLRNPGLKREAWADLQRVRDFLRDPGAPAATQGGNHGD